The proteins below are encoded in one region of Brassica napus cultivar Da-Ae chromosome A6, Da-Ae, whole genome shotgun sequence:
- the LOC106351852 gene encoding uncharacterized protein LOC106351852 isoform X1: MEAVDNPEETIPGNSSRLAGNPNWGTATVVGIFAGMLYGGSKEASASVSKDAEVMLKMGSTQDKREQHRLMRDAMEKRFTRVTRGSLIGGMRLGMFTASYFSLQNFLAETRGVHDVFNFVGAGSATAAVFGLIMPGSLAWRARNVMLGSVLGATVCFPLGWLQLKLMEKANEGNKQDTSHIGEVTSGVGAAIERLEQQLRK, encoded by the exons ATGGAAGCGGTAGACAATCCAGAAGAAACCATCCCAGGC AACTCTTCAAGATTAGCTGGGAATCCAAACTGGGGAACAGCAACTGTTGTTGGGATATTTGCTGGAATGTTATATGGAGGCAGCAAAGAGGCTTCTGCTTCTGTG AGCAAGGATGCAGAGGTGATGTTGAAGATGGGTAGTACACAGGACAAGCGAGAGCAACACAGATTGATGCGAGATGCTATGGAGAAACGATTCACCCGGGTCACTCGTGGCTCCCTCATTGGAGGGATGCGTCTCGGGATGTTCACCGCTTCATACTTCAGTCTACAGAACTTTTTAGCTGAGACGCGAGGAGTGCATGATGTTTTCAATTTCGTGGGAGCTGGTTCAGCTACTGCTGCCGTATTTGGCTTAATCA TGCCGGGGTCTCTTGCTTGGCGTGCGCGGAATGTGATGCTCGGTTCAGTTCTTGGAGCTACAGTCTGCTTCCCTCTTG GTTGGTTACAACTGAAGCTCATGGAGAAGGCAAACGAAGGCAACAAACAAGACACGAGCCACATTGGCGAGGTCACAAGTGGTGTTGGTGCTGCTATTGAGAGACTCGAACAACagttaagaaaataa
- the LOC106351852 gene encoding uncharacterized protein LOC106351852 isoform X2, whose product MLYGGSKEASASVSKDAEVMLKMGSTQDKREQHRLMRDAMEKRFTRVTRGSLIGGMRLGMFTASYFSLQNFLAETRGVHDVFNFVGAGSATAAVFGLIMPGSLAWRARNVMLGSVLGATVCFPLGWLQLKLMEKANEGNKQDTSHIGEVTSGVGAAIERLEQQLRK is encoded by the exons ATGTTATATGGAGGCAGCAAAGAGGCTTCTGCTTCTGTG AGCAAGGATGCAGAGGTGATGTTGAAGATGGGTAGTACACAGGACAAGCGAGAGCAACACAGATTGATGCGAGATGCTATGGAGAAACGATTCACCCGGGTCACTCGTGGCTCCCTCATTGGAGGGATGCGTCTCGGGATGTTCACCGCTTCATACTTCAGTCTACAGAACTTTTTAGCTGAGACGCGAGGAGTGCATGATGTTTTCAATTTCGTGGGAGCTGGTTCAGCTACTGCTGCCGTATTTGGCTTAATCA TGCCGGGGTCTCTTGCTTGGCGTGCGCGGAATGTGATGCTCGGTTCAGTTCTTGGAGCTACAGTCTGCTTCCCTCTTG GTTGGTTACAACTGAAGCTCATGGAGAAGGCAAACGAAGGCAACAAACAAGACACGAGCCACATTGGCGAGGTCACAAGTGGTGTTGGTGCTGCTATTGAGAGACTCGAACAACagttaagaaaataa
- the LOC106347868 gene encoding diphthine methyltransferase homolog, with protein sequence MDAAHCYLEGNADAVEFCPHEPHANLLAASTYTLQEGDLPSRSGSVYLFDVEHSRLNLLHKVDTTGVFDIRWSRGGGESLALAQADADGCLRVYKVDDTEDKGYCLREVAGEKISSSMCLYLDWDQSSTSIVVGLSDGSASVVSFTDSNLETVQEWKGHDFEVWTASFDLNNPSLVYTGSDDCKFSCWDIRDNPGDNRVFQNSKAHTMGVCCVSPSPSEPYSVFTGSYDETLRVWDTRSVSRPVNEVSVSLGGGVWRIKHHPSVRGVVLVACMHNGFAVVKVGGGKGEVMESCSKHESLAYGADWYKGKDQKRSLVATCSFYDKLLRLWKPETAFEI encoded by the exons ATGGACGCAGCTCATTGCTACCTCGAAGGAAACGCAGACGCAGTAGAGTTCTGTCCTCACGAGCCTCACGCGAACTTGCTTGCAGCTTCTACTTACACACTCCAAGAAGGAGATCTTCCCTCTCGATCCGGCTCCGTCTATCTATTCGACGTCGAACATTCTCGTTTGAATCTCCTCCATAAAGTCGACACCACCGGAGTCTTCGATATCCGTTGGAGCCGCGGTGGCGGCGAAAGCTTGGCGCTTGCTCAAGCTGACGCTGATGGGTGCTTGAGAGTTTACAAGGTCGATGACACTGAAGACAAAG GTTATTGTCTGAGAGAAGTCGCTGGTGAAAAAATCAGTTCATCAATGTGTCTTTATCTCGATTGGGATCAATCATCAACATCGATTGTAGTTGGTTTATCCGATGGCTCTGCTTCTGTTGTTTCATTCACTGATTCCAATCTAGAGACAGTCCAAGAATGGAAAGGACACGACTTTGAGGTTTGGACAGCTTCGTTCGATCTCAACAACCCTAGTTTGGTCTACACTGGATCAGATGATTGCAAGTTCAGCTGCTGGGATATCAGAGACAATCCAGGGGACAATCGGGTTTTTCAGAATTCGAAAGCTCACACAATGGGTGTTTGCTGCGTTTCGCCGAGTCCGAGTGAGCCTTACTCTGTATTCACTGGAAGTTATGATGAGACTTTGAGGGTTTGGGACACGAGGTCTGTTTCCAGACCTGTGAATGAAGTATCGGTGTCTTTGGGTGGAGGAGTGTGGAGAATCAAGCACCATCCGTCTGTGCGTGGTGTTGTTTTGGTGGCTTGTATGCATAATGGTTTTGCTGTAGTTAAGGTTGGTGGTGGGAAAGGTGAAGTGATGGAGAGTTGCAGCAAGCATGAGTCTCTTGCTTATGGAGCAGATTGGTATAAGGGGAAAGATCAGAAGCGGAGTCTTGTGGCAACTTGCTCGTTCTATGATAAGCTTCTTCGTTTATGGAAGCCTGAAACTGCGTTTGAGATTTGA
- the LOC106347869 gene encoding glutaredoxin-C1 has translation MGSMFSGNRLNKEEMEVVVNKAKEIVSAHPVVVFSKTYCGYCQRVKQLLTQLGATFKVLELDEMSDGGEIQSALSEWTGQSTVPNVFIKGKHIGGCDRVMESNKQGKLVPLLTEAGAISN, from the exons ATGGGTTCTATGTTCAGTGGAAATCGATTGAACAAGGAAGAGATGGAGGTTGTCGTGAACAAGGCCAAAGAGATCGTCTCCGCTCACCCGGTCGTTGTCTTCAG CAAGACTTACTGTGGTTATTGCCAGAGGGTGAAACAGTTGTTGACACAGCTAGGTGCAACTTTTAAAGTACTTGAGCTCGATGAGATGA GTGATGGAGGTGAGATCCAATCAGCTTTATCTGAGTGGACTGGACAGAGCACTGTTCCTAATGTTTTCATCAAAGGCAAACATATCGGTGGATGCGATA GAGTGATGGAGAGTAACAAGCAAGGCAAGCTTGTGCCTCTACTTACTGAAGCTGGTGCTATCTCCAATTAA
- the LOC125609979 gene encoding glutathione S-transferase T3-like — MPNPSGYVNLLNSQNPIDLDSPEANWFASQVPDEPCVKERRNDYYNGSPHLVGTTPRKLRPCKQRWARINEQVSKFAGCYDGALREQRSGQNDDDLMKAALDIFFSNNGYKFALDHCWRELRHDQKSCATHTAKDGGNEKRKPPSAGDREEGEDGEPEGRPPGVKAAKAGCKKKKSAREEELTKLQAVLETKEKISRHKLLDRLLAKTEPLLEMETTLKLKLMSEML; from the exons ATGCCTAACCCTTCTGGCTATGTAAACCTACTAAATAGTCAAAATCCCATTGACCTTGACTCACCCGAAGCTAATTGGTTCGCTAGCCAAGTTCCCGATGAGCCTTGTGTGAAGGAGAGGAGAAATG ACTACTACAACGGAAGCCCTCACCTGGTTGGGACTACACCGAGGAAGCTTCGTCCTTGCAAGCAGAGGTGGGCTCGGATTAACGAGCAAGTATCCAAGTTTGCTGGTTGCTATGATGGGGCTCTGAGGGAGCAGAGGAGTGGGCAAAATGATGATGATCTCATGAAAGCAGCTTTAGACATTTTCTTCAGTAATAACGGCTACAAGTTCGCCCTGGATCACTGCTGGAGGGAGCTGAGGCATGACCAGAAATCGTGTGCAACTCATACGGCTAAGGACGGTGGAAATGAGAAGCGGAAACCACCTTCGGCGGGTGATAGAGAAGAAGGGGAAGACGGAGAACCAGAGGGTAGACCTCCCGGGGTAAAGGCTGCCAAAGCTGgatgtaagaagaagaagagtgctAGAGAGGAGGAGTTGACGAAGCTACAGGCTGTTTtagaaactaaagaaaaaaTCTCTAGACATAAACTCCTAGATCGTTTACTCGCGAAAACAGAGCCACTATTAGAGATGGAGACTACTCTAAAACTCAAACTAATGTCTGAAATGTTGTGA
- the LOC125610122 gene encoding uncharacterized protein At4g04775-like: protein MGQDYSYIQPSSSSDSLDITSLLEAEAHIYADETDSSNRNAMPVQYPRQPEADDGIPTTCYCGAQPVLGCSYTPKDPYRRYFTCDNADDGDCHVWKWWEVAVMEEMREFQRQLSDLKKTVDESVQKRLNLEKTVDELSKKKA from the coding sequence ATGGGACAAGATTACAGCTACATCCAGCCCTCTTCATCATCAGACTCTCTGGACATAACCTCCCTTCTTGAAGCCGAAGCTCACATTTACGCGGATGAAACTGACAGTAGCAACCGCAATGCAATGCCGGTTCAGTACCCACGTCAACCAGAGGCTGATGATGGAATCCCCACGACATGCTACTGTGGAGCTCAGCCTGTTCTCGGCTGCTCTTACACTCCTAAAGACCCATACAGAAGGTACTTTACGTGCGATAATGCTGATGATGGAGACTGCCACGTTTGGAAATGGTGGGAAGTGGCAgtcatggaggagatgagggaGTTTCAGAGGCAACTTAGTGATCTTAAGAAGACGGTAGATGAGAGTGTGCAGAAGCGCCTTAACCTTGAGAAGACGGTAGATGAGCTTTCAAAGAAGAAAGCATGA